Proteins from a single region of Chthoniobacterales bacterium:
- a CDS encoding glycosyltransferase family 2 protein: METFEVICPVFNERQAIPVFVERIAKVFEGLRGRYICRLLFVDNCSQDGSLDILHELAGSFDWIEFIEMSRNFGYQVSVECGLRNSVGDITGIVDVDCEDPPELFAEFLGLIESGYDIVYGERTDREEILPLKLIRKLYYRLTRAAADERFLLDMAEFCVMRKSVREAVNRDATSFPFIRASIGRVGFDIKNVPYKRSKRAVGKTHYNLFGMWVFGFAGFLSSGTLWLRLPAYIFPFWFLFLCVLAWFAVLDASRGALALLVFSGFGFLGFVAVGLALYIARIYKNGLQRPNYHVNLRKSFLKGRKIV, from the coding sequence ATGGAAACCTTCGAAGTCATCTGCCCGGTCTTCAACGAAAGGCAGGCCATACCGGTCTTTGTCGAAAGAATTGCCAAGGTATTCGAGGGGTTACGCGGCCGCTACATCTGCCGGCTTCTTTTTGTCGACAATTGCTCGCAGGATGGTTCGCTCGATATCCTTCACGAGTTGGCCGGCAGCTTTGATTGGATCGAATTCATCGAGATGTCGCGCAACTTCGGATATCAGGTGTCGGTTGAATGCGGTTTGCGCAATTCGGTAGGGGATATCACGGGCATCGTCGATGTCGACTGCGAGGATCCGCCGGAGCTTTTCGCAGAGTTTCTTGGCTTGATTGAAAGCGGTTACGACATCGTTTACGGGGAGCGCACGGACCGGGAAGAGATTCTGCCGCTTAAGCTGATCAGGAAGTTGTATTATCGGCTAACTAGGGCGGCCGCCGACGAGCGCTTTCTTTTGGACATGGCAGAGTTTTGCGTAATGCGGAAAAGCGTTCGGGAGGCCGTGAATCGCGATGCCACATCTTTTCCCTTCATTAGGGCTTCTATTGGACGCGTCGGATTCGATATCAAGAATGTTCCCTACAAGCGGAGCAAGCGTGCCGTTGGGAAGACGCATTACAACCTGTTTGGCATGTGGGTATTCGGGTTTGCTGGCTTTCTTTCTTCCGGAACGCTCTGGTTGCGGCTCCCGGCGTATATCTTTCCCTTCTGGTTTCTCTTTTTGTGTGTGCTTGCATGGTTCGCTGTGCTCGATGCGAGCCGTGGTGCACTGGCGTTGCTTGTTTTTTCCGGATTCGGATTCCTTGGATTTGTTGCGGTGGGATTAGCGCTTTACATAGCGCGCATATACAAAAACGGGCTTCAGCGCCCCAATTATCATGTCAACCTTCGCAAGTCTTTCTTGAAAGGACGGAAAATCGTTTGA
- a CDS encoding polyprenol monophosphomannose synthase, with product MPLPFVPRRWKNWWAGADKNTPVLKPQASAVNKAVVVIPTYNERESINKALDMVLNLPRKVDVLVVDDGSPDGTADVVRSRPEFNKRVFLLEGKGKAGLGTAYRRGFQWATKNKYEAAIEMDADLSHDPADIPKLLETLEKGAHIAVGSRYLGGISVLNWPQSRLFISTFGGFYVRALTALPMSDPTSGFKAIRANVLRDLDWDRVKAEGYAFQIELHHTAWKQGYTIKEVPIVFTERREGDSKMSTAISLEAAWRVLKLAAVS from the coding sequence ATGCCGCTGCCATTCGTTCCGCGCCGCTGGAAAAATTGGTGGGCGGGTGCGGACAAAAATACGCCAGTCCTCAAGCCGCAGGCCAGTGCGGTCAACAAAGCCGTGGTTGTCATTCCCACATATAACGAGCGCGAATCAATCAACAAGGCGCTCGATATGGTGCTCAATCTGCCGCGGAAGGTCGATGTGCTGGTGGTGGATGACGGGTCGCCGGATGGGACAGCGGATGTTGTCCGTTCGCGGCCGGAATTCAACAAGAGGGTCTTTCTCCTCGAGGGCAAAGGCAAAGCCGGGCTCGGCACGGCCTACCGCCGCGGATTCCAGTGGGCTACCAAGAACAAATATGAGGCTGCCATCGAGATGGACGCCGACCTTTCGCACGATCCGGCGGACATCCCGAAATTGCTGGAGACGCTCGAAAAAGGCGCGCACATCGCGGTCGGGTCACGCTACCTCGGAGGCATCTCGGTGCTCAACTGGCCGCAAAGCCGTCTATTTATCAGCACATTCGGCGGCTTCTATGTGCGCGCGTTGACCGCGCTCCCGATGAGCGACCCGACCAGCGGCTTCAAGGCGATTCGTGCGAATGTTTTGCGCGATTTGGACTGGGACAGAGTGAAAGCCGAGGGTTATGCGTTCCAGATCGAATTGCACCACACGGCTTGGAAGCAGGGATACACGATCAAAGAAGTGCCGATCGTCTTCACCGAACGCCGCGAAGGCGACTCCAAGATGTCCACGGCCATCTCCCTCGAAGCCGCGTGGCGTGTCCTGAAGCTGGCAGCGGTGAGCTAA
- a CDS encoding type II toxin-antitoxin system VapC family toxin → MGNEWMRYLLDTHVWIWAFEGSTKIGTKCRKAIAATSAERFVSPVSAMEIARLVARGEIELVCPLQEWVAGSMSALKLQTIDLNNSSAIEAYALPEPFHPDRADRLLVATARVHDMYFVTADRRILHYGHVASLSARA, encoded by the coding sequence ATGGGAAATGAATGGATGAGGTATTTGCTCGATACCCACGTCTGGATCTGGGCATTCGAAGGCTCCACAAAAATCGGGACAAAGTGCCGGAAAGCTATTGCCGCAACGTCCGCAGAGCGTTTCGTTTCGCCGGTCTCCGCGATGGAGATCGCCAGACTGGTTGCCCGTGGAGAGATCGAATTGGTTTGTCCGCTCCAAGAGTGGGTGGCGGGTTCGATGTCAGCCCTGAAGCTGCAGACGATAGACCTCAACAATTCCTCGGCGATCGAGGCTTACGCCCTGCCGGAACCGTTTCACCCCGACCGGGCGGACCGATTGCTGGTGGCGACTGCGAGAGTGCATGATATGTATTTTGTGACAGCGGATCGCAGAATCCTCCACTACGGCCATGTGGCATCGTTGTCCGCGCGGGCGTGA
- a CDS encoding type II toxin-antitoxin system Phd/YefM family antitoxin: protein MQTMLVSEFKAKAIATLKHVRQTGEPVLVTLRGKPLAEVFPVRSKDGGAGVRFGSGRGLMKHRPSDAALVRGDFASEWEMNG from the coding sequence ATGCAAACGATGCTGGTGTCGGAGTTCAAAGCAAAGGCGATCGCCACGTTGAAACATGTCAGGCAGACCGGTGAACCGGTGTTGGTGACCTTGCGGGGCAAGCCTCTGGCGGAGGTTTTTCCGGTTCGCTCGAAAGACGGCGGTGCGGGTGTTCGTTTTGGTAGCGGCCGCGGCTTGATGAAGCATCGCCCGTCCGATGCAGCCTTGGTGCGTGGTGATTTTGCCTCGGAATGGGAAATGAATGGATGA
- a CDS encoding NAD(P)-dependent oxidoreductase — MASFRELHFAQRLGVARAWCRKMRLFITGGNGFIGSEVCRQAKEAGHDLYVLQRPHRLDSIPWQAISEFQPEVAIHCAWIATPGVYLDSPENVVLKDQSISLFQGLADAGLRHFVGCGTCAEYAPSVSALEEDKSAIAPLSIYAKAKHGLHCDLRKAASKSSTTLTWARIFFPYGPSEHPDRLVSSLFRAFQAGGRERLRSPSAVRDYIHVHDVASGLLACALSHADGCCNIGTGEGVSLDRLESEVARLCGRTDLAVETIRTERERTADCFVASTRKLRELGWRPRFKLSEGLTDYQCSISA, encoded by the coding sequence TTGGCCTCTTTCCGTGAGTTGCATTTCGCCCAAAGACTCGGCGTTGCCCGGGCTTGGTGCCGTAAAATGAGGCTATTTATAACTGGAGGAAACGGCTTCATCGGTTCCGAAGTATGTCGGCAGGCGAAGGAAGCCGGGCACGATCTCTATGTGCTTCAAAGACCTCACCGGCTCGACTCGATTCCTTGGCAGGCGATATCAGAATTTCAGCCGGAGGTAGCCATCCATTGCGCATGGATCGCCACACCTGGCGTTTACCTGGATTCGCCCGAAAATGTGGTGCTCAAGGATCAATCGATAAGTTTATTTCAAGGGCTCGCTGATGCAGGCCTCCGGCATTTTGTCGGCTGTGGGACCTGCGCAGAGTATGCGCCGTCAGTTTCCGCCCTCGAGGAAGACAAATCGGCAATTGCCCCCCTCTCAATATACGCAAAAGCCAAACACGGCCTGCATTGCGATTTGCGCAAGGCTGCTTCCAAATCTTCTACAACTCTCACATGGGCTCGTATTTTCTTTCCATATGGACCCAGTGAGCATCCTGACAGGCTTGTCTCTTCACTCTTCCGGGCTTTCCAAGCGGGCGGGCGAGAGCGCCTTCGGTCTCCAAGCGCTGTTCGCGACTACATTCATGTGCATGACGTTGCCTCCGGTCTCTTGGCATGTGCGCTCAGCCACGCGGACGGTTGCTGCAATATCGGCACAGGAGAGGGCGTTTCTTTGGACCGCCTTGAGTCCGAGGTCGCGCGGCTTTGCGGCCGAACTGACCTCGCCGTCGAGACAATTCGAACCGAGCGCGAGCGAACAGCAGATTGCTTTGTTGCTTCAACCCGCAAATTGCGGGAGTTAGGGTGGCGTCCCCGATTCAAACTCTCCGAAGGGCTGACCGATTATCAGTGCAGCATCTCTGCCTAG
- a CDS encoding sugar nucleotide-binding protein: MGAKIRGWSCALPRRAAAPAVKALVVGTDGLIGASLAECLRHAGHEVLGTTRRKKSDGLMLDLAKAEEFQVPPGVEIAFICAGIGSLVECAKSPDATGRVNVAGTACLARHLAERGSKVVYLSTNLVFDGCAPAAGISDPVKPCCEYGRQKAELESRLHGDDYACVRLTKVAESLASRFEHWQSELRQGKQIAVSEKLRFSPVSLEETVRALSEFACDFRPGVFHISGDEDFSYHEAALRLAHQLSLPAELIETDPTAGSNLFEPMPAFATLAVHGPDGSSCWRFSPSSVTLDNFTRRLAAN, from the coding sequence ATTGGCGCAAAAATACGCGGATGGTCCTGCGCACTTCCACGGCGTGCCGCCGCTCCCGCAGTGAAGGCTCTCGTCGTCGGAACGGACGGATTAATCGGGGCAAGCTTGGCCGAGTGCCTGCGCCATGCAGGTCATGAAGTGCTCGGGACCACCCGCCGAAAGAAAAGCGATGGGTTGATGCTCGACTTGGCCAAAGCCGAGGAATTTCAGGTCCCACCGGGCGTCGAGATTGCTTTTATTTGTGCGGGCATCGGCAGCCTCGTCGAATGCGCGAAGTCACCGGATGCAACGGGCCGCGTAAATGTGGCCGGCACGGCATGTTTGGCACGGCACTTGGCGGAAAGGGGAAGCAAGGTTGTTTATCTTTCCACGAACTTGGTCTTTGACGGTTGCGCTCCTGCCGCTGGCATCAGCGATCCCGTCAAACCGTGCTGCGAATATGGAAGGCAGAAGGCTGAACTCGAATCGCGGCTTCATGGTGATGACTACGCCTGCGTCCGCCTCACGAAGGTGGCGGAGTCGCTTGCTTCGCGCTTTGAGCATTGGCAGTCCGAACTTCGCCAAGGAAAGCAGATTGCGGTCTCGGAAAAACTGCGCTTCTCGCCGGTGTCTTTGGAAGAGACCGTTCGGGCTCTGTCCGAGTTTGCCTGCGATTTCAGGCCCGGTGTTTTCCACATATCGGGCGACGAGGATTTTTCCTATCACGAGGCTGCCCTGAGGCTGGCTCACCAACTCTCTTTGCCCGCTGAACTGATCGAAACCGACCCGACGGCCGGCAGCAACCTGTTCGAACCCATGCCGGCTTTCGCGACTCTGGCTGTGCATGGGCCAGATGGCTCTTCTTGCTGGAGATTTTCGCCGTCTTCCGTCACTTTGGACAACTTTACCCGCCGCCTCGCGGCAAATTGA
- a CDS encoding class I SAM-dependent methyltransferase, which translates to MFRCEHCGAVQAPVDDAWRKQVERIYRAYNTYAAAGGKEQKVMASGSGAPDSRSRVLVEWLRSLRLLPEQGELLDVGCGRGSFLEAFGSLFPDWGLHGTEFDDKNAAVLAAIPRFKGLQTGRFEEIEGSYSLVSMLHVLEHIENPVQCLATLREKGSDNALLLVQVPDWSSNPFALAIADHATHFTPEILASVARAAGWEPVAPVTQVVPKELTLLARASAVAMQGVFASPGDSASLLTSRLAWLENVRKQAVATASESNAFGIFGTAVAGTWLAGSCNGKTQFFVDEDTNRIGSTHLGLPIMSPADVPRGADVFVGLAPVVAERLAQKYADGPAHFHGVPPLPQ; encoded by the coding sequence ATGTTTCGCTGCGAACACTGCGGGGCGGTGCAGGCGCCGGTCGATGACGCGTGGCGGAAACAGGTCGAGCGCATTTACCGGGCTTACAACACCTACGCCGCGGCAGGTGGCAAAGAGCAGAAGGTCATGGCTTCCGGCAGTGGGGCTCCCGACTCGCGCTCGCGTGTTTTGGTGGAATGGCTGCGTTCTCTCCGGCTTTTGCCTGAGCAAGGAGAGTTGCTCGATGTGGGGTGCGGCCGCGGATCATTTCTCGAAGCTTTCGGGTCCCTCTTTCCTGACTGGGGACTGCATGGAACAGAGTTTGACGACAAGAACGCTGCGGTGCTTGCGGCGATTCCGAGGTTTAAGGGCCTGCAAACTGGCCGCTTCGAAGAAATCGAGGGAAGCTACAGCCTCGTCTCGATGCTCCATGTGCTGGAGCACATCGAGAATCCGGTGCAATGTCTTGCCACCCTGCGCGAGAAGGGGAGTGACAACGCATTGCTCCTCGTGCAGGTGCCGGATTGGTCGAGTAATCCCTTCGCGTTGGCGATTGCAGACCACGCAACTCACTTCACGCCCGAGATTCTCGCCAGTGTCGCGCGTGCGGCGGGCTGGGAGCCGGTTGCGCCGGTCACGCAAGTGGTGCCAAAGGAGCTGACGCTTCTGGCCCGGGCTTCGGCCGTAGCTATGCAAGGCGTTTTCGCTTCTCCCGGGGACAGCGCGTCACTGCTGACCTCACGGCTTGCATGGTTGGAGAACGTGCGCAAGCAGGCAGTGGCCACTGCAAGCGAGTCCAACGCGTTCGGTATATTCGGCACGGCAGTCGCGGGCACGTGGTTGGCCGGTTCCTGCAACGGTAAAACGCAGTTCTTCGTGGACGAGGACACAAACCGGATCGGCTCAACTCATCTGGGTCTCCCGATTATGTCGCCCGCCGATGTTCCCCGCGGAGCCGATGTTTTTGTTGGTCTCGCGCCAGTCGTCGCCGAGCGATTGGCGCAAAAATACGCGGATGGTCCTGCGCACTTCCACGGCGTGCCGCCGCTCCCGCAGTGA
- a CDS encoding class I SAM-dependent methyltransferase, whose product MIGFNCPRCGAQNSSRNLFSGINADFPRSPLLPIQRCLCCGIAYTGSHSAEVKDEDLYFDGYYGEATSERLSNRAAIGLFQKERQSLCLTVGMPSKVLDVGCGDGTFLRCLPSGVERFGYEPSVAGRSALAKIGVRQLDPNATGGEHEASFDLITLWQVFEHVDAPDDLLQKLRRLMSPDGSVFISVPNFGSLQARIFRGRWFHLDPARHLFHYERNTLAEVCGRNGFTATWHTTRSFEYGVFGWWQSFFNLLPFDFNMGYKVLKGRKKYPMTAANIVALSVYGLLAIPAGILSLALMLIEAAAGKGAVLQVCLRPDSAGKN is encoded by the coding sequence TTGATTGGTTTCAACTGTCCCCGCTGCGGAGCACAGAACAGTTCCCGGAATCTTTTTTCGGGCATCAATGCTGACTTTCCGCGCTCGCCGCTTCTACCTATCCAGCGCTGTCTCTGTTGCGGCATCGCTTACACGGGTAGCCATTCTGCGGAGGTAAAAGACGAAGATCTTTATTTCGACGGCTATTACGGAGAAGCGACGAGCGAGCGTCTTTCCAACCGGGCGGCTATCGGCCTCTTCCAAAAAGAGAGGCAAAGCCTTTGCTTGACCGTTGGCATGCCTTCGAAAGTTCTGGATGTGGGATGCGGGGACGGAACCTTTCTTCGTTGCTTGCCCAGTGGTGTTGAGCGTTTTGGATACGAACCTTCTGTTGCTGGGCGCAGTGCGCTCGCCAAGATCGGCGTGCGTCAACTCGATCCAAATGCGACTGGTGGGGAGCACGAGGCCTCATTCGATTTGATCACCCTCTGGCAGGTGTTTGAACACGTTGATGCACCGGACGATCTGCTGCAAAAGTTGCGGCGGCTCATGTCGCCGGACGGCTCGGTGTTTATTTCCGTGCCGAACTTCGGAAGCCTGCAGGCGCGGATATTCCGCGGTCGCTGGTTCCATCTGGATCCAGCCCGTCACTTGTTTCACTACGAAAGAAATACTCTGGCTGAGGTTTGCGGGCGGAACGGATTCACTGCCACTTGGCACACAACGAGATCCTTCGAGTATGGAGTCTTTGGTTGGTGGCAAAGTTTTTTTAATCTCCTGCCGTTTGATTTCAACATGGGATACAAAGTCCTCAAGGGGCGCAAAAAGTATCCCATGACGGCCGCTAATATTGTTGCTCTGTCCGTTTACGGCTTGCTCGCTATTCCTGCTGGCATTCTCTCTTTGGCACTCATGCTCATTGAGGCTGCCGCTGGCAAAGGTGCTGTTTTACAGGTGTGTTTAAGGCCGGACTCGGCTGGCAAGAATTAA
- a CDS encoding glycosyltransferase family 2 protein, producing the protein MMPFGPKEEATPAATKLQAPVFLSLFVACYNEQDNIIGTLETLVGALQKTVPSFDIIIVDDASKDESVPRIRKFMADNSNLPIRLLLNGHNEGVATNYAEGAFRAKGEWYRMICGDNVEPAETLEAIFTSIGKAEVIVPYTVEIRGRSTFRRLLSKTYTALVNGISGYHMHYYNGLLVTRTDYVRRWHSNSHGFGFQADLLTRLLSKNLTYLEVAVYGNERATGESKALTMRNLASVAHSLQNVAIRRVSKALYGQC; encoded by the coding sequence ATGATGCCCTTCGGTCCAAAAGAAGAAGCAACGCCGGCTGCAACAAAACTGCAGGCCCCGGTATTCCTAAGCTTGTTTGTTGCCTGTTACAACGAGCAGGACAACATCATCGGAACGCTCGAAACGCTCGTTGGTGCGCTGCAGAAGACGGTCCCGTCGTTCGACATCATCATTGTCGATGACGCTTCAAAAGACGAAAGCGTGCCGCGAATTCGAAAGTTCATGGCGGACAACTCGAATCTGCCGATCCGCTTGCTTCTCAATGGTCACAACGAGGGCGTGGCGACAAATTATGCCGAGGGGGCTTTCCGGGCGAAGGGCGAGTGGTATCGCATGATCTGTGGGGACAATGTAGAGCCCGCGGAGACGCTTGAGGCTATTTTTACCTCGATTGGCAAAGCCGAGGTGATCGTTCCCTACACGGTGGAGATCCGTGGGCGAAGCACGTTCCGCCGTCTTCTTTCCAAAACATATACAGCGCTGGTTAATGGCATCAGCGGATACCATATGCACTACTACAACGGTCTGCTGGTCACGCGGACGGATTACGTGCGTCGCTGGCATTCGAATTCGCACGGCTTCGGTTTCCAGGCTGACTTGTTGACGCGTCTGCTTTCTAAAAATCTCACATATCTTGAGGTTGCGGTTTACGGAAACGAACGTGCCACCGGTGAATCGAAGGCTCTGACCATGCGCAACCTCGCGTCGGTGGCCCATTCGCTGCAAAACGTGGCCATCCGGCGGGTTTCCAAAGCGCTCTACGGCCAGTGCTGA